The Argopecten irradians isolate NY chromosome 16, Ai_NY, whole genome shotgun sequence genome window below encodes:
- the LOC138310587 gene encoding carbohydrate sulfotransferase 11-like — MRRRAQYINNTCQQLDWTKHVINGRTPVYFYSQHASLLVCKAPKTGSTLLGAVVRAINLFNENNVSTIFQLGRNDIHKGLDEVRDQLITEEIIRTRSHVMVTRDPYSRLFSTFIDKYFLLGRLGRELALYVKRGFKESKGTYCGYDYTFQDFLDYIVYLAKTNLEVNEHMVPISQLCDVCRERYDLIGSQEHLNEATEEILKLVSNVTNTRLDMIRKSIKSKQSSLLSLVSSHIFDYNNNRPDCPDKNAFSAKMWKTFQIQGIVHAELDFPTHVFSPFSFHEEEARNMTSAILQEIRRKPLSQQEHKKQRLKYLSQAYRGIRWQTIVKIQHIYKLDILLFGYSMFPPSYPHSNDT, encoded by the coding sequence ATGAGAAGGAGAGCTCAGTATATCAACAACACCTGTCAACAGCTGGATTGGACTAAACATGTCATCAATGGCAGAACTCCAGTGTATTTCTACTCTCAACACGCTAGTCTGCTCGTGTGTAAGGCGCCTAAAACCGGAAGTACGCTTCTTGGAGCCGTGGTCAGAGCAATTAATCTGTTTAACGAGAATAATGTATCCACCATTTTTCAACTGGGCAGGAATGATATACACAAAGGCTTGGACGAGGTTCGTGATCAGCTGATCACAGAAGAGATCATACGGACAAGGTCACATGTCATGGTAACACGTGACCCATACTCTCGGCTGTTCTCGACATTTATCGATAAGTACTTTCTACTCGGACGACTTGGCAGGGAACTAGCTCTCTACGTCAAGCGTGGATTCAAGGAAAGTAAAGGGACTTACTGTGGGTATGACTACACGTTCCAGGATTTCCTGGACTATATTGTGTACCTAGCTAAAACCAATTTAGAGGTGAACGAACATATGGTTCCTATTTCCCAGCTCTGTGATGTATGTAGGGAACGTTACGATCTTATTGGTAGTCAGGAACACCTAAATGAAGCAACGGAGGAAATATTAAAGCTAGTTAGTAATGTTACAAATACCAGACTAGACATGATAAGAAAGTCTATAAAATCTAAGCAGTCCTCTCTTCTGTCACTAGTCTCTTCACATATCTTTGATTATAACAACAATCGGCCGGATTGTCCTGATAAAAATGCTTTCTCAGCAAAAATGTGGAAAACGTTTCAGATCCAAGGAATTGTTCACGCCGAATTAGACTTCCCAACACATGTGTTTTCGCCCTTTTCATTCCACGAGGAGGAAGCTAGAAACATGACATCTGCGATTTTACAGGAAATTAGACGTAAACCGTTATCACAACAGGAACATAAAAAACAAAGACTAAAGTATTTATCACAGGCCTATCGTGGTATAAGATGGCAGACTATTgtcaaaatacaacatatttataAGTTGGACATTTTACTGTTTGGGTATTCCATGTTCCCTCCTTCGTATCCTCACTCCAATGAcacatag